Proteins from one Suncus etruscus isolate mSunEtr1 chromosome 3, mSunEtr1.pri.cur, whole genome shotgun sequence genomic window:
- the PHYHIP gene encoding phytanoyl-CoA hydroxylase-interacting protein: protein MELLSTPHSIEVNNITCDSFRISWTMENTDLERVTHYFIDLNKKENKNSNKFKHRDVPTKLVAKAVPLPMTVRGHWFLSPRTEYSVAVQTAVKQSDGEYLVSGWSETVEFCTGDYAKEHLAQLQEKAEQIAGRMLRFSVFYRNHHKEYFQHARTHCGSMLRPYLKDNSGSHGSPTSGMLHGVFFSCNTEFNTGQPPQDSPYGRWRFQIPAQRLFNPSTNLYFADFYCMYTAYHYAILVLAPKGSLGDRFCRDRLPLLDIACNKFLTCNVEDGELVFRHAQDLILEIIYTEPVDLSLGTLGEISGHQLMSLSTADAKKDPSCKTCNISVGR, encoded by the exons ATGGAGCTGCTGTCCACGCCCCACAGCATCGAGGTCAACAACATCACTTGTGACTCCTTTCGCATCTCCTGGACCATGGAGAACACTGACCTGGAACGAGTCACCCACTACTTCATCGACCTCAACAAGAAGGAGAACAAAAATTCCAACAAGTTCAAGCACCGG GATGTTCCCACCAAGCTGGTGGCCAAGGCTGTGCCACTCCCCATGACAGTGAGAGGTCACTGGTTCCTGAGCCCCCGCACAGAGTACAGCGTGGCGGTGCAGACAGCAGTGAAGCAGAGTGATGGGGAGTACCTGGTGTCAGGCTGGAGCGAGACTGTGGAGTTCTGCACCGGAG ATTACGCCAAGGAGCATCTGGCACAGCTGCAGGAGAAGGCGGAGCAAATCGCAGGCCGCATGCTCCGCTTCTCTGTCTTCTACCGCAACCACCATAAGGAGTACTTCCAGCATGCCAG GACCCACTGCGGGAGCATGCTGCGGCCCTACCTGAAGGACAACAGCGGCAGCCACGGCTCCCCGACCAGCGGCATGCTGCATGGGGTCTTCTTCAGCTGCAATACGGAGTTCAACACAGGCCAGCCCCCTCAGGACTCCCCCTATGGCCGCTGGCGCTTCCAGATCCCTGCCCAGCGTCTCTTCAACCCCAGCACCAACCTCTACTTTGCAGACTTCTACTGTATGTACACGGCCTACCACTATGCCATCCTGGTGCTGGCCCCCAAGGGCTCCCTGGGAGACCGCTTCTGCCGTGACCGTTTGCCCCTTCTGGACATTGCCTGCAACAAGTTCCTGACCTGCAACGTGGAGGATGGGGAGCTGGTCTTCCGCCACGCCCAGGACCTCATCCTGGAGATCATCTACACCGAGCCGGTCGACCTGTCCTTGGGCACACTGGGGGAAATCAGTGGGCACCAGCTCATGAGTCTGTCCACTGCTGATGCCAAGAAAGACCCCAGCTGCAAGACCTGCAATATCAGCGTGGGCCGCTAG
- the POLR3D gene encoding DNA-directed RNA polymerase III subunit RPC4: MSEGNASGEPSAPGGPRPLLTGARGFVGRRPAPPLTPGRLPSIRSRDLTLGGVKKKTFTPNIISRKIKEEPKEEVTVKKEKRERDRDRQREGHGRGRGRPEVIQSHSIFEQGPAEMMKKRGNWEKTVDMSDMGPSHIINIKKEKRETDEETKQILRMLEKDDFIDDPGLRNDTRNMPVQLPLAHSGWLFKEENEEPDMKPWLGGPKEEEMEVDMPAVKVKEEPRDEEEDTKMKAPPRRARKTPSLPKDISVADLLRDLSLTQEEELLFLQLPDTLPGQPPTQDIKPIKTEVQSEEGQMVVIKQEKDREARLAENTCTLADLTEGQVGKLLIRKSGKVQLLLGKVTLDVTMGTACSFLQELVSVGLGDSRTGEMTVLGHVKHKIVCSPNFESLLDHKHR, from the exons ATGTCGGAAGGAAACGCCTCCGGCGAGCCCAGCGCTCCAGGAGGACCCCGGCCCCTCCTCACCGGTGCCCGGGGCTTCGTCGGGCGAAGGCCCGCGCCCCCACTCACTCCCGGCCGCCTTCCCTCGATCCGCTCCCGGGACCTCACCCTCGGGGGCGTCAAGAAG AAAACCTTCACCCCAAATATCATAAGTCGGAAAATCAAAGAAGA GCCCAAGGAAGAAGTAACTGTCAAGAAGGAGAAgcgagaaagagacagagatcgGCAGAGAGAGGGCCATGGGCGCGGCCGAGGGCGTCCAGAAGTGATCCAGTCCCATTCAATCTTTGAACAGGGCCCTGCTGAAATGATGAAGAAAAGGG GGAACTGGGAAAAGACAGTGGATATGTCGGACATGGGACCGTCTCATATCATCAATatcaaaaaagagaagagagagacagatgaagaaacaaaacagatcctACGTATGCTGGAGAAGGATGAT TTCATTGATGACCCTGGGCTGAGGAATGACACTCGGAACATGCCTGTACAACTTCCTCTGGCCCACTCAGGGTGGCtttttaaggaagaaaatgaagagccTGACATGAAACCTTGGCTGGGTGGTCCTAAAGAAGAGGAGATGGAGGTCGACATGCCTGCTGTGAAAG TGAAAGAGGAGCCACGAGATGAAGAGGAAGACACCAAGATGAAGGCTCCTCCCAGGAGAGCCAGAAAGACCCCTAGTCTCCCGAAGGACATATCTGTGGCTGACCTACTCAGGGACCTGAGCCTCACCCAAGAGGAAGAGCTGTTATTCCTGCAGCTACCCGACACGCTCCCTGGCCAGCCACCCACTCAAGACATCAAGCCTATAAAGACTGAGGTGCAGAGTGAagaaggacagatggtggttataAAGCAGGAAAAAGACCGG GAAGCCAGACTGGCAGAGAATACATGTACCTTGGCTGACCTGACAGAGGGTCAGGTTGGTAAACTGTTAATCCGAAAGTCAGGAAAGGTACAGCTCCTTCTGGGCAAGGTGACTCTGGATGTGACCATGGGGACTGCCTGCTCTTTCCTGCAG GAGCTGGTGTCTGTGGGTCTTGGAGACAGTAGGACGGGTGAGATGACAGTTCTGGGACATGTGAAGCACAAAATTGTATGTTCCCCCAATTTCGAGTCGCTCCTGGATCACAAACACCGATAA